The genomic window TACCGGGGGCCGGATCGACAGCGTGGAGGCCGCAGTGACCGGGCAGCAGGTGTCGGAGGACGGCGTCATGACCAGGATCGGGCAGGCGATGATGCTCCTCCACGGCGGGGACAGGGAAGAGGCCCGCAACCGCTTCGGCGAGATCTGGACGCAGCTCGGCCCGGACGGCGACCCGCTGCACCGCTGCACCCTCGCCCACTACATGGCCGACGCGCAGGACGACCCCGACACCGAGCTGGCCTGGGACCTGCGGGCCCTGACCGCCGCCGAGGGGCTCGACGAGGACCGGCTGGCCCGCCACGGCTCGGCGGTGGCCCTGCGCGCCCTCTACCCCTCGCTCCACCTCAACCTGGCCGCCGACTACGTGAAGCTGGCCCGCCCGGACGCGGCCCGCGTCCACCTGGACCGGGCCCGCGCCGCCTCCGAGGTCCTGGACGACGACGGCTACGGCAACGGGGTGCGGGCCGCGATCGAGCGCCTGGAGGTGCGGCTGCGGGGTCAGCGCCCGTAGCTGCCACGGCAGATCCTCGCCTGCTCGCTCTCCGGGCTCCAGCCTCCGTACCGCGCGCCCAGTTCGCACACCTCGGCCGCGGAGCGCGGCGGCTTGCCGAGGAGCCCGGGCAGGTCGACGGCCGGGTGGCGGTGATGCTGCCCGGCGCCGGCGGACGGGTGCTTCTTCTCGTGGTGCGCCGGGGCGTCGTCGCCGTTCCGGCCGCGCCCCCCCGCCCGCGTCGCTCCCGCCGTCGGCGGTGCTCCGCCGCTCGGCGGACGCGCGGGGCTCGGGGGCCGGGGGATCGGGCATCGCCGCCTCCAGGGCCTCGCGGGCGGGTCCCTGGACGATCTGCGGCGCGACGTCCTGACCGGGCCGCGCGTCGGCCGGGCTCGGGACCGGGAGGGGGGCCGCGGGGGGCGGCTCCACCGCGACGCAGCCCGAGAGGGCGGCCATCGCGACCCCCGGCCAGGATCCTCACTGTGGTTCTGGTTCCATGCACCCGGGCAACTCTGCTGGTCGGACGGGGTTCCTCACACCCCTACTCGCGGGGAATGCCCCGCATGAGTGATCACCCCGGCGCGGGCTGACCCGGCCTCTCCCGGGTGCGGGATCAGTCCCCGGTGGCGCCGTCGATCCGCTCCCGGATCAGGTCCGCGTGACCGTTGTGGCGCGCGTACTCCTCGATCATGTGGAGGTAGATCCAGCGCAGGTTGAAGGTCTTCCCGCTGCGGTGCGTGCCGCTGCCCGGCTCGTCGAGGCCGCGGCCGGCGGCGTTGGCCCGGGCGTGGGCGATCTCGGCCTGCCAGGTGGCGTAGGCCTCCGCCCAGGTGTCCTCGGAGGTGACGTGGACGTCCGCGTCGTGGTCCTCCTTGGTGGTGTAGATCCAGCCGGCCTCGCTCTCGCCGGCCAGGACGCGGCGGAACCAGCCGCGCTCGACCTCGGCCATGTGGCGGACCAGGCCCATCAGGTTGAGGTCCGAGGGCGGGGCGGAGGGGGTGCGCAGCTGGGCGTCGTCGAGGCCCTCGCACTTCGTCGCGAGGGTCGCGCGGTGGAAGTCGAGCCACTGCTCCAGGGCCTCGCGCTCGCCGGTGAGGGTGCCCGGGTCGACGCGGGAGCCGGTGTCGGTCTGTTCGGTGGTCATGCCCCGCATCGTCGCCCATGATCGTCCGGCGGGCCAGCCCTTTGCGGCGGGGCGCCCGCGGTGCGCGGGCGAGCGGTCCGCGGGCGGGCCGTTCAGCGGCCGAGCAGGCCGCGCAGCAACTCGTCGAAGCCGGTCCGGAGTTCGGCGAGGGCGGGCACGGCGGCGTGGAAGGAGCCGGCCGCGCAGGAGAACATCAGCCCCTCGCACCAGGCGATGAGCGAGAGCGCGTGCCGTTCGGGCGCGGGGGATCCGGCCCCGGCCATCATCGCCGTCACCGGCCCGTGGAAGACCGAGCCCGCGGAGTCGAAGAAGGCGCGCAGCTCGGGGCGGCGGGTGGCCTCCAGGGCCAGTTCGTAGCGGGAGACGAGCAGGGCCCGGTGGTCGGTGAGGTAGCGGTGCAGGGCGAGCGCGAGGGCGTCGACGAGCGCCTCGGGCCCGGCGTCGGCCGCGGGCAGCTCGTCCGGGGTGAGCACGGCCGCCTCGCGCTCCACCTGGCGGCGGACCGCGGTCTCCAGGAGGGC from Streptomyces showdoensis includes these protein-coding regions:
- a CDS encoding DinB family protein; its protein translation is MRGMTTEQTDTGSRVDPGTLTGEREALEQWLDFHRATLATKCEGLDDAQLRTPSAPPSDLNLMGLVRHMAEVERGWFRRVLAGESEAGWIYTTKEDHDADVHVTSEDTWAEAYATWQAEIAHARANAAGRGLDEPGSGTHRSGKTFNLRWIYLHMIEEYARHNGHADLIRERIDGATGD
- a CDS encoding TetR/AcrR family transcriptional regulator, with amino-acid sequence MTAARTPDAPPTRAERIGDAALDLLVERGMRGLTHRAVDERAGLPQGSTSNHARTRQALLETAVRRQVEREAAVLTPDELPAADAGPEALVDALALALHRYLTDHRALLVSRYELALEATRRPELRAFFDSAGSVFHGPVTAMMAGAGSPAPERHALSLIAWCEGLMFSCAAGSFHAAVPALAELRTGFDELLRGLLGR